A genome region from Nycticebus coucang isolate mNycCou1 chromosome 22, mNycCou1.pri, whole genome shotgun sequence includes the following:
- the RNF223 gene encoding RING finger protein 223, with protein sequence MSSGPQVWHTAVPPPGRSNSTASVPSSPSSPGSEKVASPLECSICFSGYDNIFRTPKELTCTHVFCLECLARLAAAQPAGHPGSEAVPCPFCRKPTALPPAGAPALRTSRQLQARMPAHLRHEEPVWLEGTKLCCRPPPAAHGHAPGFVCVDVGLRKPSETTMPEPAPVPVRRRGRLARCWARCRDWRRMALVSALLLLLFCLVLWPVQCALKTGSLRCLPPQPTATASAFSLRPLTNN encoded by the coding sequence ATGTCATCAGGCCCGCAGGTGTGGCACACAGCCGTGCCACCCCCCGGCCGAAGCAACTCCACAGCTTCTGTGCCCAGCTCCCCCAGCTCACCTGGCTCGGAGAAGGTGGCCTCTCCACTGGAGTGCTCCATCTGCTTCTCAGGCTATGACAACATCTTCAGGACACCCAAGGAGCTCACCTGCACCCACGTCTTCTGCCTGGAGTGTCTGGCCCGGCTGGCAGCTGCCCAGCCAGCAGGCCATCCTGGCAGCGAGGCTGTGCCCTGCCCATTCTGCAGGAAGCCCACGGCCCTGCCACCTGCTGGGGCCCCAGCACTGCGTACCAGCCGCCAGCTGCAGGCCCGGATGCCAGCGCACCTGAGGCATGAggagccagtgtggctggagggcACAAAGCTTTGCTGCCGGCCTCCACCTGCCGCTCATGGCCATGCGCCTGGCTTTGTATGTGTGGATGTGGGCCTGAGAAAGCCCTCTGAGACCACCATGCCTGAACCAGCCCCAGTCCCTGTCCGGCGTCGGGGCCGCCTGGCCCGCTGCTGGGCACGCTGCAGGGACTGGAGGCGCATGGCCCTGGTCTcagccctgctgctgctgctcttctGCCTGGTGCTCTGGCCCGTGCAGTGTGCACTCAAGACCGGAAGCCTGCGCTGCCTACCCCCACAACCCACAGCCACAGCCAGTGCCTTCTCCCTCAGGCCTTTGACCAATAACTAG
- the C22H1orf159 gene encoding uncharacterized protein C1orf159 homolog: MALQRLTLLAGLLVGVASKSTESMPQEPECCVDVVDINATCPGTSLCGPGCYRHWNADGSTSCLQCQNGTTVAHNGSECRSLAGRGTPFPMNRSTGTPGRPHLGGPHVAASLFLGTFFISSGLILSVAGFFYLKRSSKLPRAFYRRSKAPALQPSEAAAMIPPPQSSVRKPRYVRRERPLDRAADPTAFSVEARISNV; this comes from the exons ATGGCACTGCAGCGTCTCACCCTCCTGGCTGGCCTTCTGGTGGGAGTTGCCAGCAAGTCCACAGAAAGCATG CCCCAGGAGCCTGAGTGCTGTGTGGATGTGGTGGACATCAACGCCACCTGCCCGGGTACAAGTCTGTGTGGCCCAG GCTGCTACAGGCACTGGAACGCAGACGGGAGCACCAGCTGCCTCCAGTGCCAGAATGGAACCACTGTGGCCCACAATGGCTCCGAGTGCAGAAGCC TTGCCGGCCGGGGCACGCCATTCCCCATGAACAGGAGCACAGGGACCCCTGGGCGGCCACATTTAG GGGGCCCTCATGTGGCAGCCTCACTCTTCCTGGGGACGTTCTTCATTAGCTCGGGCCTAATCCTCTCTGTGGCTGGGTTCTTCTACCTCAAGCGCTCCAGCAAGCTGCCCAGGGCCTTCTACCGGAGGAGCAAAG CCCCAGCCCTGCAGCCTAGCGAAGCT gctGCGATGATCCCCCCACCTCAGTCCTCAG TGCGGAAACCACGCTATGTCAGGCGCGAGCGGCCCCTGGATAGGGCTGCAGACCCCACTGCCTTCTCAGTGGAGGCCCGCATCAGTAACGTGTGA